The Urocitellus parryii isolate mUroPar1 chromosome 6, mUroPar1.hap1, whole genome shotgun sequence genome includes a window with the following:
- the Acot8 gene encoding acyl-coenzyme A thioesterase 8, producing MSSPQVPEDGQGSGDSGDPSGDLRSVLVTSVLSLEPLDEDLFRGRHYWVPTTQRLFGGQIVGQALVAAAKSVSEDIHVHSLHCYFVRAGDPKVPVLYQVERTRTGSSFSVRSVKAVQHGKPIFIFQASFQQTQPSPVQHQFSMPAVPPPEELLDHQALIDQYLRDPNLKEKYRVGLNRIAAQEVPIEIKLVNPPTLSQLQRMEPKQMFWVRARGYIGEGDIKMHCCVAAYISDYAFLGTALLPHQWKHKVHFTVSLDHSMWFHAPFRADHWMLYECESPWAGGSRGLVHGRLWRRDGVLAVSCAQEGVIRVKPRVSESKL from the exons ATGTCGTCCCCACAGGTCCCGGAGGACGGGCAGGGCAGTGGCGACAGCGGCGATCCCTCCGGGGACCTCCGTAGCGTCCTGGTCACCAGCGTGCTCAGCCTTGAGCCGCTAGACGAGGATCTCTTCAG AGGAAGGCATTACTGGGTACCCACCACCCAGCGGCTCTTTGGGGGTCAGATCGTGGGCCAGGCCCTGGTGGCTGCCGCCAAGTCTGTGAGTGAAGACATCCACGTGCACTCCCTGCACTGCTACTTTGTCCGGGCAG GAGACCCAAAGGTGCCTGTGCTGTACCAGGTGGAGCGGACACGAACAGGGTCGAGCTTCTCGGTGCGCTCCGTGAAGGCCGTGCAGCATGGCAAGCCCATTTTCATCTTCCAGGCCTCCTTCCAGCAgacccagcccagccctgtgcAGCACCAGTTCTCCATGCCTGCTGTGCCGCCACCAGAAGAGCTGCTTGACCACCAGGCCCTCATTGACCAGTATTTAAG GGACCCTAACCTCAAAGAGAAGTACCGAGTGGGGCTGAACCGAATTGCTGCCCAGGAGGTACCCATTGAGATCAAGCTGGTAAATCCACCCACCCTGAGCCAGCTGCAGAGAATGGAGCCCAAACAGATGTTCTGGGTGCGAGCCCGGGGCTATATCG GGGAGGGCGACATCAAGATGCACTGCTGCGTGGCCGCTTATATCTCAGACTATGCTTTCCTGGGCACGGCACTGCTGCCCCACCAGTGGAAACATAAGGTGCACTTCACGGTCTCTCTGGACCACTCTATGTGGTTCCATGCCCCCTTCCGAGCCGACCACTGGATGCTGTATGAGTGCGAGAGCCCCTGGGCCG GTGGCTCTCGGGGGCTAGTCCACGGGCGGCTGTGGCGTCGGGATGGGGTCCTGGCTGTGTCCTGTGCCCAGGAAGGCGTCATCCGAGTAAAGCCCCGAGTCTCAGAGAGCAAGCTGTAG
- the Snx21 gene encoding sorting nexin-21 isoform X2, whose protein sequence is MGPGPPDRQPAQISRRYSDFERLHRNLQRQFRGPMAAISFPRKRLRRNFTAETIARRSRAFEQFLGHLQAVPELRHAPDLQDFFVLPELQRAQSLTCTGLYREALALWANAWQLQTQLDAPSGPDRPLLTLAGLAVCHQELEDPVEARACCEKALQLLGDKSPHTFLAPFLEAHVRLSWRLGLDKRHSEARLQALQEAGLTPTPPPSLKELLIKEVLG, encoded by the coding sequence ATGGGTCCAGGGCCACCAGATCGCCAGCCCGCCCAGATCTCTCGCCGCTACTCAGACTTTGAGCGGCTGCACCGAAATCTGCAGCGGCAATTCCGGGGCCCAATGGCTGCCATCTCCTTCCCCCGTAAGCGCCTGCGCCGGAATTTTACCGCAGAGACGATTGCCCGCCGTAGCAGAGCCTTTGAACAGTTTTTGGGCCACCTACAGGCGGTGCCTGAGCTACGCCATGCCCCAGACCTGCAGGACTTCTTCGTGCTGCCAGAGCTGCAGCGGGCACAGAGCCTCACCTGTACCGGCCTCTATCGTGAGGCCCTGGCGCTCTGGGCCAATGCCTGGCAGCTGCAGACCCAGCTGGATGCCCCCTCTGGCCCAGACCGTCCTCTGCTGACCCTGGCTGGGCTGGCTGTGTGCCACCAGGAGCTGGAGGACCCTGTGGAGGCCCGGGCCTGCTGTGAGAAGGCCCTGCAGCTGTTGGGAGACAAGAGCCCCCATACGTTCCTGGCACCCTTCCTGGAGGCCCATGTCCGGCTCTCCTGGCGCCTGGGCCTGGACAAACGCCACTCAGAGGCCCGGCTCCAGGCCCTGCAGGAAGCAGGCCTTACACCCACGCCACCCCCCAGTCTCAAAGAATTGCTCATCAAGGAGGTGCTGGGATAA